The DNA sequence TATTTAATAGACCGAGTGTCTGTGGTGAATAATTATTCTTTGCTGAAATGCGTCACTTGTGTTACTGATCCTGCTCGGTGGCCTTTGGTTTATTTTCTAGCTGCAGGACAGGTTGTGCTGAGAAACTCTCACAAACAAATCTCAAGCATCTGTCACTTTCCTATTATTCCTGTTTCAAACTGGATCCTCATCAACGTTTCTCTGCGTCCTTCCAGATAAAAGCAGTGGATGAAACTTCTCTCCATTCGTAGGAGAAAGGCGGACGAGAGGAAGACGACCCCGGCTGCTTCCGCCTCGGCCGACGTCTCCTCCGAACGCACCATGTCCCTCAGCACTTTCCACCTCGTGCAAACGCTAAAGAACTCGCCCGCCGCCTTCCGCCGCCGCTTCCGCCGCGACCGCACCGAGTCCCTGTCCCACGGCGACCCGCTCTTCAAGGTCCACTACCTGGGCACGGAGAAGATCTTCTCCCTGGACCGAGAGCAGGCCCAGGACGCCATCAGCCACCTGCTGGACGGCATCGCCAACGGCAAGAAGCTGAGCAAGGACCACGCCCTGGTGGTGCGCCCGCGCTACGTGGAGGTCAAGGAGCTGAGCACCGGGCGGCAGCTCACCAAGAcgtacctgcaggacatcgcCTACTGCGCCGCCGACGCCACCCGGCCCAACGTCTTCCTGTACATCTGCAAGCACCAGGGCCAGCAGCTGCAGTGCCGGGTGTTCTGGTGCAGCCGGGCGGAGCGGGCGCGGGACATGACGGCGTGCCTGGCCCACTCCTTCCAGCAGGCGCTCAGCGACCTGCAGCAGGACGGCTCGGCCACGCTGACGCCCGGGGAGGCCAAGGGGAAACGGGGGGAGGAGTCGTCCAACTCGCCCACCCTCAGCAAGAGCTCCACCCTACCACCCAGTCTGGGGAAAGGTGAGAAGACAATTGATCTACAGGCTACATCCAGATTACTACGCTGGGTTTTAAAAACGTCCACACTCCGGAGTTTTAGAGCTTCTGAAATGGAGACGCTTGGAAAGTCTGCTAACTAGTTTAAACCTCCGGAGCTGTTTGAGTCTTGACAGGCAGTTGTTAGGAATTGATGACGTAGACACTTACAGCCACTTGCAGACACAACGtagctgattcgtcaggctgcTATCACGCGACCTTCATCTGCAAGAAAACAACCGAATGCATCAGGGAAATTCAGTTACAAGCTTACTGACCCTGTTGTGTAGTTGAATTTATAACAATACAACTGCTTACATGCGTGggtacggaagaggattagggccactgtggaaaaaacaagtgagttttgagtttaaagtcagaattctgacttttttctcagaattctgacttaaATCtcagaaaaaagtcagaattcttagtttaaactcagaactcacttgttttttccacagtggccctaatcctcttccgtatgCTGGAGACATGCTTGTATTCGAGCAGAAAACCAAAACACTTGTGTGGACAGATTGTTTTAGCTGGAAAACCCTCGTAGCCACAGTGTGAAACTCTAGTGCTGAAGCAGGAAGTAGTTAATGAATAGCCTCAGTAGGGCGATTTAGAGTCAAGGTCAAACCACCTATTGTGTTGATAATGGATATTGAAACGCCAACGTGCTCTGTTGATCTGCAGCatcactgactctctctctctccttctcctcagttCGCTGGAAGAAGCGCGGCTCCGTGTCACGCAGCCCCCTGAGGGCCATCACCAGGAGAGGCTCCGCCTCCGACAGCTGGAACTGAACCCCTCGAACACGATGGGATCACAACGACGTAACGACAACCTCGACGACGACAGCACTgacgggagggagggagagaattATAcaagacagaagagaaggaaggacgacaggggggggggaagtccATATTTGGACAGCGTGTGTGAGAGGACTCTGCTTGTGAGAGGATGATGAGTGTGTGGATTCGGAGGTTCGTGTCGCAGCGCAGGCGTCTGTTGACGTGCGGCGTCCACGGCAGCACGCCACGCCACTGACGGCGTCCTTTGTTCGCCTGTCAGCGCTCCTCTGAGGACGTGTGGCTGCCGCTGAGACGTTTGAGGACCAGACTGAGTCACGTCTGAGGCTCTCTCGTCAGCTGGTTTGTTTCCAAGGAGACCACTTGATGCTGAAGCCTCCGAAGATGTGTTACGTGTTGGGAAAAGACGATTAAACCCAACAACGACGCTGGTTGTCGGCCGAGTGACGCAGGGAAAACTGGAAAAAGACGACGAGAGACCTGATGTTTCTCAATCctgagtttcttttttatttaactgacATTCGTGACTGGTCAtgaagatttttatttggactgACAAAAGCACACTTTTAATCCACGGCAGTTTTGAACAAGTAGATCTAGATACAGCAGAAGATAACAGAGGACAATGCTGGCAGACACAAGTGGtcgtctgtctcacacacaagTCATTTCCGAGCACTTTCCAAGTTTCCAACTGTAAAATCTGACACCTGAACACATCACAGTTCAATCCTTATGTATGGAAACACAGGTGTTATAATTTCCTCCTGGGTTTGCGTGTGTTTTTTCTGAGTTGTGGCGACGGGCCGCTTACCTGCGTCACAAACATTGAATAATTTGCAGAATTTGCAGGGTCAACAGTTTCCTGCAAAACCACAGCTCCCGACTTTTCCACAAAGATAAATGATTTGCATTTCTCTGTGATAAAAACCCGTTGGGCCATGAGTCGCCGGTTTGTTTGTGTCCGAACACTGGGAACGCTGTGTTCCCGAGCGGAGGAATGCACCTGCATTCCAGGGTAGGAAATCTGAGATGGCGAATCTTCTCAAAAAAAGCGCCCGGACTTCTTCTCCACATCCGCCCGTGACTCTGCATTCAGAGCCGCCTCACGAGTACACGTCAGAATGTGCTGCTTGAACTCCCAGGACCTCGACTTGTTCACATTACCAAACGCCATAAAAGGTTCCCTCACAACTCCTGAGTCCGTTCTGAGTGGCGGTGGTGGGATCTGATGCGTGCAGTATTGCGTAACCTCCTCTCACGATGGCGATTTCTGTCTCCGGTTTACAAATGAGAGACGTGAGGATCAGTGCTGGAACCCCGAGGCCGCCGCCCACTTCTTATCTTTCTTACTTTCTGACCAAAACTAAGCTATAGGAaggttcctgtgtgtgttttattgttctgACTGCTGTGCCACTTTTGTACTCTCAATGTATCTTTTACAAACGGCACAACCCTCGCCTCAGATTGAAGTGCCTGctttaagatttatttttatcgatgtactgtttttgtctttgtacatatttaattaaatgtgtattttatggaTTATTAAAAGTTTTTATACGACATCTCGTGTGCGTCTCGTTGTGTTGCTCTGACTTTCAACCAGGCAAATATTTAACTTCAGGGTCAAAGCAGCTTTGACCCTGACAAATGATCttctgtttttccacatttggacgtttttaaaatgttgtgctTGGCCTGAGGAAAACAGAATTCCTGTGTGGGAGTCAGAGATTGAGATTGAAGGGACTGGAGGTGCCGAGAGGTCCTGGGATTTTTTAATCTTAGTCATGTGACTGTTTCCCCCAGCGTTTCTCTCCACTTTTCCAAAACATCTGATAACGTGACAACCTTCCAACTGGAGTAAAGATACAGCTCTGACTGGGCAGGACAACCTTGTGCAATGTGTTTGCAATAAGAAAACAAGTGACAGATTATTACAATGAAACAGAATCGAGGTCCCTCTGGTCAAATGTTGCACATTCCAACCTATTTTCAGTCTGTTTTCCCTCAACTTATTAAAAGTGCACCGAGAACATCTCCTCTTGCTCTGGTTAATATGTGAACGAGTTCTGTTCACTCCTCTCCACCCGATTCCTCCGCTGTCGGGCTGCAGCTCGACCTGGACGCCTCTCTGTGccgctgcagctccagcagcgaCTGGACGTGGAGTCGCCTCAGaggcttcacctcctccaccactgaggagaaacacacacgaatcatCCAAAGCATGAGCTGATAACTTCACATGGGAGAACAGTTGTGTTGCAGCTAAACAGCACCACCAGCTGGCTTTCAGAGGTCACTGTAAACTGTAGCTGTCatacctagggttgcaaaggggcggaaagtttcaggtaaatttctggaaactttccagaaacttgccatgggaagttaagctcaggaattttgggaattttggaaaaaaaaaaaaaaaaatacgcaaattaaaccctgagcaataaaaacatcattcaaaactctattttaaagatgtatggaatgcagcacacgtttcatgttgagtttcaaccctccactgtgcattcttccatcacatgcacagataactcccagcatgcttcactctacagcagggctattgaggcctgctgtagtgtgcaggactagtcaggtaagtttccatgatatcactggggaaaatatattagcatgctgattgaggattgttcatctgttcatctagcctatttccattcatttatccatcaattgtaaaacatgtttacagatgattccaattgcttggctaactatttatatctctggcattgcattagtgttttttttttacaaactttttctcatcttattctacagaacaatgccacgtgcgctatctcatgtgtggagacatttcaccccatccagtgtagaaggaaaggctgtgtacatttgcaaatactgtgcaaagacctatgttaataATGACACAACGAtccagaagcatatagtcaagtgcccaaagtttcctcagggctcaaatcagcctatgacaaaacaaaatgtttatatttacgtctgtatatgacaaggtaaatacagttagtctaaattatccacaaaatttccagtttattcccgttaattcccgttaattcccgtatattcccgttaattcccatggaaagtttccaacccTAGTCATACCTTTGTCATAGTGCAGCTCGTCCTGGTTGCCAAACACCACATAGGTCTCCAGGAAGTTGAGTAGAGCGCCCGTGACCAGGAACCGGTCAGGGAGGGGAAGACTTTGGATGTAACGCATGTCCAGGGCGAAGGGGTTCGAAGGAGAGGGAACCGTGCACAGACAAACCAGCTCACTCACAATGTCCCACACACGGATAACTGGGGGAAAAGGacagaaaattattttttatactAATGCATTAATCGTAGAAATCCAGCAGAATATAAACTACAGCatccagatgtttatttttccttcaaCAACCCTCATCCACACACATCTGCGTCTGATTTAACTCGTGGAAAAAAGTGTAATTATTGAATCAGCTCGGTGAAACAATAACTTTCTCCTGTTGGGATTCCTCACATTGTTTCCATACCTCGCGTCTGCCAGTCTGCGATGGACTTGAGTTTCATGGGCGTGTCCCGGACCATGGAGTCGGTGCCTCCGATGTTCACCAGGCGCTCGTGATTGGAGCGGATCCAGGCGTAAGGGCGTCCGTACTTGACGTAGCCGGCCAATAAGAAGAGAGTGCAGTTCACCTCCTGTTGAGGGACGAGAGGGGGGGGTTAATGAGGTCAGGAGACGAAGAACAGAGCTGgtctttattaaaatgtgtcccAGGACGTGCTGGACTTTGCTTTGGCTGCGGTAAACAAGTGAAGTCTGGATGAAGCACTCACAGGTACggctatctctctctcactgggAGATGCAGGCAGGAGGTGGTCCTCACTGGGGGGGGccctgagaaaacacaaaggatAAATCAGACTTTTTGCAATGTGACATGAATCAATGCTATAAAAATGCTGAGGAAAAGCTAAATCTCATAAGTTTCATATGAGGAATCCCCAAAGGCAGGTAAGAGGagataaataatacaaatataataattagggctatgttcagtagtttttgtgtttgttcattgtttatttagaaggatccccattagctctaccctaagacagagctacttttagtggggtccacatttaagacatacatacagatatcaaacatttaaaacatacgttaaattacaaatatcaaaagttaaaatacattcaaataatgatcatacaattttatattacagatatcaaaaattaacttagtggttatgcagttttcactttgtcatgatataaaacactgatatatccaattccatagaagcgaaaactgcaaaccatgtaagagaatactacacatttatgtacagtacatcaccatctagtgGCACAAGTATgatgtacccaagtgtttcattatttgctttttgaacatacatttacgtttataatttctgttggtagtaggttccatgacttcatggctctgtatcCCACAGTGCGTTTAAGAAAATTGGTATTAGGTCTGGGGAGTGAAAACCTTCCTTCTATTGCTCGTCTAGTGGCATAGTTATGTGAGGCTACATTTTTATcctgtaatcctgcaaactaactatcttactaactaactaactaactaactaactaacggAAGGGGAGAAACATTAAATCTACTTGACggagtttgaaatgtttgttggaGGTGATGCACTAACATGTCACAAGCAAGATGTTACTTCAGAATGTTTTTTGTCCAgtttcagacaaaacaaaagagtcACATCAGAATCTCCCCCTGAATCtaaacacatacaacacacacagacacacacattctcctcAGTCACCTGACGCTCGGTGGCTGCGTCTCCGTGTGTGTTTCAGCCGGACGGCCTCGTGGAGCCGGAGCTTCTCCAGGGAGGGGGGAGCTGCAGCGGCTGGCCAGGCtgggagagctgctgctgggggagacctcgctgctgctgctgccgctgctggaggagaaggaggaagctCGGGACACCGCGAAGCCCGGGGAGCGCCAACCCTGCACCAAGGGATGTCAGTATGCAAGACTTGTTTAGTAAATACACAAGAGAGACAAGGTGTGGTGTAGACGAGTCTCCTTGCACTGTTTttactggaacacttacttcacatcatatgtgatatgtgttaatataaaccatattttatacaataatattgtcttttgcacactctgtctacatattcttacactcatagtatattatattatctattgcatagtcaaatacttatatatacctccactatatattatatcatactctctgtatattctttgtatatataagtctatatacacatatttatatatgtgtacatgttattataattattattattatatttactattattattatatatactgttgctgccattattactatatactgctattatattggtataattactatcatatataaatatatattatgttatattatatactatatatactgtactatttttatatactgtctaacaataacattaccatcatatcatcagtactattaccatcatcttgccactgcaccttatctacctatttatcttgtggttctgtttttattctttctacctcaatattttttattttattgtattgtatagtattttattgtattcaaatataccggctgctatgacgacttaatttcccttcggggatgaataaagtaatctatctatctatctatctatctatct is a window from the Limanda limanda chromosome 22, fLimLim1.1, whole genome shotgun sequence genome containing:
- the si:dkey-19b23.8 gene encoding uncharacterized protein si:dkey-19b23.8; amino-acid sequence: MKLLSIRRRKADERKTTPAASASADVSSERTMSLSTFHLVQTLKNSPAAFRRRFRRDRTESLSHGDPLFKVHYLGTEKIFSLDREQAQDAISHLLDGIANGKKLSKDHALVVRPRYVEVKELSTGRQLTKTYLQDIAYCAADATRPNVFLYICKHQGQQLQCRVFWCSRAERARDMTACLAHSFQQALSDLQQDGSATLTPGEAKGKRGEESSNSPTLSKSSTLPPSLGKVRWKKRGSVSRSPLRAITRRGSASDSWN